A section of the Streptomyces xinghaiensis S187 genome encodes:
- a CDS encoding amidohydrolase family protein — protein sequence MPDSSRPQPSGSESAPEPSALVLSGARLPDGRNVDVRISGGHIEAVGTAGSLTRSAPGGERPGGRAGEPARIDLSGYLLLPAPAEPHAHTDTALTAGGDGPAPHGADDVQRRTTEAALLHLGHGATALRAHVRVGGVHGLRALEGALQARRALTGLTELTTVAVPRVLTGAAGADGLAMLRDAVKMGAAVVGGCPDLDPDPSGYVEAVLGVAAEHGCPVDLHTEGDDPARLARLAAMAGGLRPGVSIGPCAGLSLLPRPDARRAADRLAAAGVSVVLLPQGDCAAMECDGAVRPGPPAPAAAPVRLLRAAGVRVAAGSGALRDAANPVGRGDPLEAAYLLATQGGESPEAAYAAVSDRARAVMGLRPVRLEAGFPAELLAVRGESVAGALSLAYSRIVVHGGRIVARTSAVREYCDSETVAALDLPRQARQGPGGEVP from the coding sequence ATGCCCGACAGCAGCCGACCGCAGCCCTCCGGCAGCGAGAGCGCTCCGGAGCCGTCCGCGCTCGTCCTGTCCGGCGCCCGGCTCCCCGACGGCCGGAACGTCGACGTCCGGATCAGCGGCGGGCACATCGAGGCGGTCGGCACGGCCGGCAGCCTCACCCGGTCCGCCCCGGGCGGGGAGCGCCCCGGGGGCCGCGCGGGCGAGCCCGCCCGGATCGACCTCAGCGGCTATCTCCTGCTCCCGGCGCCGGCCGAACCGCACGCCCACACCGACACCGCGCTCACCGCCGGCGGGGACGGCCCCGCCCCGCACGGCGCCGACGACGTGCAGCGCCGGACCACCGAGGCCGCACTGCTCCATCTCGGTCACGGCGCCACCGCCCTCCGGGCGCACGTCCGCGTCGGCGGGGTGCACGGGCTGCGCGCACTGGAGGGGGCGCTCCAGGCACGGCGGGCGCTCACCGGGCTGACCGAACTGACGACCGTCGCCGTACCGCGGGTGCTGACCGGGGCCGCGGGCGCGGACGGGCTGGCGATGCTGCGGGACGCGGTCAAGATGGGCGCGGCGGTCGTCGGCGGCTGTCCGGATCTCGACCCGGACCCCTCCGGCTACGTCGAGGCCGTGCTCGGGGTGGCGGCGGAGCACGGGTGCCCCGTGGACCTGCACACGGAGGGTGACGACCCGGCCCGGCTGGCGCGGCTGGCGGCGATGGCCGGCGGGCTGCGGCCCGGGGTGTCCATCGGACCGTGCGCGGGGCTCTCCCTGCTCCCCCGGCCGGACGCGCGCCGGGCCGCCGACCGGCTCGCGGCCGCGGGCGTCTCCGTCGTCCTGCTGCCGCAGGGGGACTGCGCGGCCATGGAGTGCGACGGAGCGGTGCGCCCGGGACCGCCGGCGCCCGCGGCCGCTCCGGTGCGGCTGCTGCGGGCGGCGGGGGTGCGGGTGGCCGCGGGCAGCGGGGCGCTGCGGGACGCGGCCAATCCGGTGGGGCGCGGCGATCCGCTGGAGGCCGCGTATCTGCTGGCCACGCAGGGCGGGGAGAGCCCGGAGGCGGCGTACGCGGCGGTCAGTGACCGGGCGCGGGCCGTGATGGGGCTGCGGCCGGTGCGGCTGGAGGCCGGCTTCCCGGCGGAGTTGCTGGCGGTGCGCGGGGAGAGCGTGGCCGGGGCGCTGTCGCTGGCGTACAGCCGGATCGTGGTGCACGGGGGGCGGATCGTGGCGCGTACCAGCGCGGTGCGCGAGTACTGCGACTCGGAGACGGTGGCCGCGCTCGACCTGCCCCGGCAGGCGCGGCAGGGGCCGGGGGGCGAAGTTCCCTAG
- a CDS encoding NAD(P)H-binding protein: protein MRIVIAGGHGRIALRLERLLAGRGDEVAGLIRNREQGDDLREAGAEPVLCDLESAITEEVAAHLQGADAAVFAAGAGPGSGVARKETVDRAAAELFAEAAERAGVRRLLVVSSMGADSEPPPDTDPVFAAYLRAKGAADAAVRARTELDWTILRPGRLTDDPGTGLVTLAERTGRDAVPRDDVAAVLAALLDEPGTIGRTLELISGTVPVAEAVKAAAPD from the coding sequence ATGCGCATTGTCATCGCTGGAGGACACGGTCGGATCGCGCTGCGGCTGGAGCGGTTGCTCGCCGGGCGCGGTGACGAGGTCGCGGGCCTCATCCGCAACCGCGAGCAGGGTGACGACCTGCGGGAAGCGGGGGCCGAACCCGTGCTGTGCGACCTGGAGTCGGCCATCACCGAGGAGGTCGCGGCCCATCTGCAGGGCGCCGACGCGGCCGTTTTCGCGGCCGGCGCCGGACCGGGCAGCGGCGTCGCCCGGAAGGAGACCGTGGACCGGGCGGCCGCGGAGCTCTTCGCCGAGGCGGCCGAGCGGGCCGGGGTGCGGCGCTTGCTCGTCGTTTCGTCGATGGGCGCCGACAGCGAACCACCGCCGGACACCGACCCGGTCTTCGCCGCCTATCTGCGGGCCAAGGGCGCGGCGGACGCGGCCGTACGGGCGCGTACCGAGCTGGACTGGACGATCCTGCGGCCCGGCCGGCTCACCGACGATCCGGGGACGGGGCTGGTCACGCTCGCCGAGCGCACCGGGCGGGACGCGGTGCCGCGGGACGACGTGGCGGCGGTGCTGGCCGCGCTGCTGGACGAGCCGGGCACCATCGGCAGGACGCTGGAACTGATCAGCGGCACGGTTCCGGTGGCGGAGGCGGTGAAGGCCGCCGCGCCGGACTGA
- a CDS encoding YajQ family cyclic di-GMP-binding protein — protein MADSSFDIVSKVERQEVDNALNQASKEISQRYDFRNVGASIEWSGEKILMQANSEDRVKAILDVFQSKLVKRGISLKALDAGEPQLSGKEYKIFATIQEGISQENAKKVAKMIRDEGPKGVKAQVQGDELRVSSKSRDDLQAVQQLIKGADLDFAVQFVNYR, from the coding sequence ATGGCCGACTCCAGTTTCGACATCGTCTCGAAGGTCGAGCGGCAGGAGGTCGACAACGCTCTCAACCAGGCCTCCAAGGAGATCTCGCAGCGCTACGACTTCAGGAACGTCGGCGCGTCGATCGAGTGGTCGGGCGAGAAGATCCTGATGCAGGCGAACTCGGAGGACCGGGTCAAGGCGATCCTGGACGTCTTCCAGTCCAAGCTGGTCAAGCGCGGGATCTCGCTCAAGGCGCTGGACGCCGGGGAGCCGCAGCTCTCCGGCAAGGAGTACAAGATCTTCGCGACCATCCAGGAGGGCATCTCCCAGGAGAACGCGAAGAAGGTCGCGAAGATGATCCGCGACGAGGGCCCCAAGGGCGTCAAGGCGCAGGTGCAGGGCGACGAGCTGCGGGTGTCGTCCAAGAGCCGGGACGACCTGCAGGCGGTGCAGCAGCTCATCAAGGGCGCGGACCTGGACTTCGCGGTGCAGTTCGTGAACTACCGGTGA
- a CDS encoding AAA family ATPase, whose protein sequence is MGRSELLDRLHQTLRSHGRAVLTGAPGAGRSAVLDAVAATAESRGETVLRLAPAERDRTVAGAAATALLAAIPTAALAPLPGMSFRAGPGSLPALGASPALGAVPGTGLRPGSGTQRGAAAAGTARTAPRTGGGRSSRGTRTAGARRTTTGAGTGRARGNGPLGAAPAASVPALLRRLAGEWPVLLVIDDAQWLDEESVLLLRSVLHPGAGTVPAELRLLVAERTAPGDPREPVAHALCGATPRDTLPVPPLDPASTAELLARHRLPRRLTDAVHRASGGNPARALAVARTLTATPPAELAAG, encoded by the coding sequence GTGGGACGCTCGGAGCTCCTCGACCGGCTCCACCAGACCCTGCGCAGCCACGGCCGCGCCGTGCTCACCGGCGCACCCGGAGCCGGCCGGTCGGCGGTCCTGGACGCCGTCGCCGCGACCGCCGAGTCGCGCGGCGAGACCGTGCTGCGCCTGGCCCCGGCCGAACGCGACCGTACGGTGGCCGGCGCCGCCGCCACCGCACTCCTCGCCGCCATCCCGACCGCGGCACTCGCCCCCCTGCCCGGCATGTCGTTCCGCGCGGGCCCCGGCAGCCTGCCCGCCCTCGGCGCGAGCCCGGCCCTCGGCGCGGTCCCCGGAACCGGCCTCCGCCCCGGCAGCGGTACCCAACGCGGTGCCGCCGCAGCCGGAACCGCCCGCACCGCCCCCCGTACCGGCGGCGGCCGGAGCAGCCGGGGCACCCGTACCGCCGGAGCCCGCCGCACCACTACTGGCGCGGGCACCGGCCGGGCCCGCGGGAACGGCCCGCTCGGCGCCGCACCCGCCGCCTCCGTCCCGGCGCTGCTCCGCAGACTGGCGGGGGAGTGGCCGGTGCTCCTCGTCATCGACGACGCCCAGTGGCTGGACGAGGAGAGCGTGCTCCTGCTCCGCTCCGTCCTGCACCCGGGCGCCGGGACCGTACCGGCGGAGCTGCGCCTGCTGGTCGCCGAACGCACCGCGCCCGGCGACCCGCGCGAACCCGTCGCCCATGCCCTCTGCGGCGCCACCCCCCGGGACACCCTCCCCGTGCCGCCGCTCGACCCCGCCTCGACCGCCGAACTCCTCGCCCGCCACCGGCTGCCGCGCCGGCTGACCGACGCCGTGCACCGCGCCTCCGGCGGCAACCCGGCCCGCGCCCTGGCCGTCGCCCGCACCCTGACCGCCACCCCGCCCGCGGAACTCGCCGCGGGCTGA
- a CDS encoding GNAT family N-acetyltransferase yields the protein MDSMDDTPADGVHDLARGTAGGRPGAAADGPPGGVAVREARGEELAAVAALRWEWVLENGGTPVTTREEFLRYFVGWARENAGSHRCLVVLRGTEVIGMAWLAVVRRVPSPRAPARASGDVQCVYVVPAERDRGLGGLLIDAVRELAREAGLERVTVHSSSRAVPAYRRHGFVASPRLLQAPGDGLAGAGPAGSPGGSARSPGASGDAPESPASGGSGR from the coding sequence ATGGACAGCATGGACGACACCCCGGCGGACGGCGTGCACGACTTGGCCCGCGGCACGGCGGGCGGTCGTCCCGGCGCGGCGGCGGACGGCCCTCCCGGCGGCGTCGCCGTCCGGGAGGCCCGGGGCGAGGAGTTGGCGGCCGTCGCCGCGCTGCGGTGGGAATGGGTGCTGGAGAACGGGGGGACGCCCGTCACCACGCGCGAGGAATTCCTGCGGTACTTCGTGGGCTGGGCGCGGGAGAACGCCGGGTCGCACCGCTGTCTGGTCGTGCTGCGCGGCACGGAGGTCATCGGGATGGCGTGGCTGGCGGTCGTACGGCGGGTGCCGAGCCCGCGGGCGCCGGCACGTGCGTCCGGCGATGTGCAGTGCGTGTACGTCGTACCGGCGGAGCGGGACCGCGGTCTGGGCGGGCTGCTCATCGACGCCGTGCGGGAGCTGGCGCGGGAGGCCGGGCTGGAGCGGGTGACGGTGCACTCCAGCTCCCGGGCGGTCCCGGCGTACCGCCGGCACGGGTTCGTGGCCTCGCCGCGGCTGCTCCAGGCGCCGGGGGACGGGCTGGCCGGCGCGGGTCCGGCCGGTTCTCCTGGCGGTTCGGCCCGTTCTCCCGGCGCTTCGGGTGATGCTCCGGAATCTCCGGCTTCCGGTGGCTCCGGCAGGTGA
- a CDS encoding YccF domain-containing protein, whose amino-acid sequence MKTLLNLIWLVLSGFWLALAYVLAGLICFVLIITIPFGIASFRIAGYALWPFGKTTVERRDAGAGSLIGNVLWIIFAGWWLALGHIVTGLALCVTIIGIPFGIANFKMIPISLMPLGREIVPSDRPFATR is encoded by the coding sequence GTGAAGACACTCCTGAACCTGATCTGGCTCGTGCTCTCCGGCTTCTGGCTGGCCCTCGCCTATGTGCTGGCGGGGCTCATCTGCTTCGTCCTGATCATCACGATCCCGTTCGGCATCGCGTCATTCCGGATCGCGGGCTACGCCCTGTGGCCGTTCGGCAAGACGACCGTCGAGCGGCGCGACGCGGGTGCGGGCTCGCTGATCGGCAACGTCCTCTGGATCATCTTCGCGGGCTGGTGGCTCGCCCTCGGGCACATCGTCACGGGCCTGGCCCTCTGCGTGACGATCATCGGTATCCCGTTCGGTATCGCCAACTTCAAGATGATCCCGATCTCCCTGATGCCGCTCGGCCGCGAGATCGTCCCCTCGGACCGCCCGTTCGCCACCCGCTGA
- a CDS encoding SGNH/GDSL hydrolase family protein — MTLIRRLTRLSRAARPAASAPPPAPASAAGRPEPGRRRASSVPGLRGGGLLAAATAAVLFGASGAAAADCADGADSGKSGRGATYYVSLGDSLASGYQPDAGKDTDVAYTDKLFETLKKSNPGLEHIRLGCSGETTETFIGGGKCDYPDAASQLDAALQALYEHKGSVAYVTIDIGANDIRACSGDTGAIDPVCMAEASRTIGTNLTEITGKLREAGSASTQYAGMTYYNPFLAAWLLGESGQQTAKSSAAVVKAGNEAIAGVYRTADYKVADVAAAFNSDDFDTRVELPGMGSVPANVAKICELTWQCTHQDIHANAAGHELIAATFAEVLPRTAPGDDCTAPGGTPSAEPSGDGNAPGTETDGKKPAPDGTDDGKGSGDDGDDKAGTAGSGEGSGSAPKGGLATTGSGTTPIVAGAAALVLAAGAGTVFAVRRRGGRTAGSGPTESQAG, encoded by the coding sequence ATGACCCTGATACGGCGGCTCACCCGCTTGTCCCGCGCCGCCCGCCCCGCGGCCTCCGCGCCACCGCCCGCCCCGGCCTCCGCCGCCGGCCGCCCGGAACCGGGACGGCGACGGGCCTCCTCCGTCCCCGGGCTCCGGGGCGGCGGACTGCTCGCCGCCGCCACCGCGGCCGTCCTGTTCGGTGCCTCCGGCGCGGCCGCCGCCGACTGCGCGGACGGAGCGGACAGCGGCAAGTCCGGCCGGGGCGCGACCTATTACGTCTCCCTCGGTGACTCCCTCGCCTCCGGCTACCAGCCGGATGCCGGCAAGGACACGGACGTCGCCTACACCGACAAGCTGTTCGAGACCCTCAAGAAGAGCAACCCCGGTCTCGAACACATACGCCTCGGCTGCTCCGGGGAGACCACCGAGACGTTCATCGGCGGCGGCAAGTGCGACTACCCCGACGCGGCCTCCCAGCTCGACGCCGCCCTCCAGGCCCTGTACGAGCACAAGGGCAGCGTCGCGTACGTGACGATCGACATCGGCGCCAACGACATCAGGGCCTGCTCCGGCGACACCGGCGCCATCGACCCCGTCTGCATGGCCGAGGCGTCCCGGACCATCGGCACCAACCTCACCGAGATCACCGGCAAGCTCCGCGAGGCCGGTTCGGCGAGCACCCAGTACGCGGGCATGACGTACTACAACCCGTTCCTGGCCGCCTGGCTCCTCGGCGAGTCCGGGCAGCAGACCGCCAAGAGCTCGGCCGCCGTCGTCAAGGCGGGCAACGAGGCCATCGCCGGGGTCTACCGCACCGCCGACTACAAGGTCGCCGATGTGGCCGCCGCCTTCAACTCGGACGACTTCGACACCCGCGTCGAACTGCCCGGCATGGGATCGGTGCCCGCCAACGTCGCCAAGATCTGCGAGCTGACCTGGCAGTGCACCCATCAGGACATCCACGCCAACGCCGCCGGCCACGAGCTGATCGCCGCCACCTTCGCCGAGGTCCTGCCGCGGACCGCGCCCGGCGACGACTGCACGGCCCCGGGCGGGACCCCGTCGGCGGAGCCCTCCGGGGACGGCAACGCCCCGGGCACCGAGACGGACGGCAAGAAGCCCGCCCCGGACGGCACCGACGACGGCAAGGGCAGCGGCGACGACGGTGACGACAAGGCCGGGACGGCCGGTTCCGGCGAGGGCTCCGGGTCCGCGCCCAAGGGCGGCCTCGCCACCACGGGCTCGGGCACCACCCCGATCGTCGCGGGAGCGGCCGCGCTGGTGCTGGCGGCCGGTGCCGGCACGGTCTTCGCGGTACGCCGCCGCGGCGGCCGGACCGCCGGCAGCGGACCGACGGAGTCGCAGGCCGGATGA